Proteins co-encoded in one bacterium genomic window:
- a CDS encoding SIR2 family protein, with protein MALDISDFKKQIQDHLQEGLLLVVGTGLSIAAGIPGMRPLAEHLKVEIPKTIAHAPDSAWEQVVTALDAGDPLETAMGKVMLQPTTVEAIVAATAVMISTYEQKVFESVLRGSTVLPFTVFVKHLFKAGNKFHLITSNYDRLIELATEVAGVGVDCRFFGYLYGRTDPKRSSDAHRESYVAAKHSCFRPLPSLCIHKPHGSLDWFEVNGKIVRCPINMGRTPIIITPGASKYRESFRWAFDDQRAAGNRAATNATRLMFVGYGFNDDHLEQYLCPGFRLTKPSIIVTRDLSPNALKVISNSKDTDVTALCAVSNTDFRTRIVTSSGAELIVDECLWDLDNFNKGIL; from the coding sequence ATGGCTTTAGATATATCAGATTTTAAAAAACAAATTCAGGATCATCTCCAAGAAGGTTTGCTACTCGTTGTGGGGACTGGCTTGTCAATCGCTGCGGGGATCCCAGGGATGAGGCCTTTAGCAGAACACCTAAAAGTCGAGATCCCCAAAACAATCGCTCACGCCCCCGACTCTGCCTGGGAACAGGTGGTAACGGCTCTTGATGCCGGTGATCCTCTTGAAACTGCAATGGGTAAAGTCATGTTACAGCCAACAACTGTAGAAGCCATAGTTGCAGCAACAGCTGTAATGATCTCAACTTATGAGCAAAAAGTCTTCGAAAGTGTGCTAAGGGGCAGCACAGTTCTTCCGTTTACTGTTTTTGTAAAACACCTTTTCAAGGCTGGGAATAAGTTTCACCTCATAACATCGAATTACGATCGCTTGATTGAGTTGGCAACGGAGGTGGCAGGAGTTGGCGTAGATTGTCGTTTCTTCGGTTACTTATATGGTCGAACAGATCCGAAACGCTCCTCGGATGCGCACAGGGAATCTTATGTTGCTGCGAAACATTCTTGTTTTCGCCCTCTGCCCAGCTTATGCATACATAAGCCCCATGGGAGTTTGGATTGGTTCGAAGTGAATGGAAAAATTGTCAGATGCCCAATTAATATGGGAAGAACACCCATCATCATAACTCCAGGCGCGAGTAAGTACCGGGAAAGTTTCCGGTGGGCATTTGATGACCAGCGCGCCGCGGGAAACCGTGCCGCAACAAACGCTACCCGGTTGATGTTTGTCGGATACGGGTTTAATGATGACCACTTAGAGCAGTACCTTTGCCCTGGTTTTCGGCTAACAAAACCTAGCATTATTGTGACAAGGGACCTTTCACCCAATGCCCTGAAAGTAATTTCGAATAGCAAAGATACTGACGTTACAGCTTTGTGCGCTGTGTCAAATACCGATTTCCGCACTCGTATTGTCACCTCAAGCGGGGCGGAGCTGATCGTGGATGAATGTCTCTGGGATTT